From Mucilaginibacter gotjawali:
CTTAAATTAAGGTTTCCCAATCACGAAACAAGTCTATCTATTAAAATACAATTCAATTTCTCTAACGACATTTTCAAGCCCTTTTTCATTATTGATTTGCTGACCAATTTTTGCAACATTTCTTTTTACATCGTCTGCCTGAACATATTTTAATGCTGCCAAAAGTTTATCCAAATTGAGCTTTTTAACTGGAATATGAACGCCCAAGTTCATTCGTTCAATTATTTTACCCCAGGTTGGCTGGTCGGTGTAAAACGAAATTATAATTACCGGCAAATGGTTTCTTAGCATAGCCGCCAAAGTACCTGCACCGCCATGAAATATTCCTGCTTTGCATTTTGGTAAGATTGCCTCGTGATTTACATATTTTGTTACGAAAAGATTTTCGTGAACAGGCAGATTATCAAATAAGCCCCAGCCTGTACAAAACAAAACACGTTCATTGGTTTTTGCCAGAATGTCATTTAATATAGATACAAACTTCGCTGTGTTGCCTACGCCATTGCTCCCAAAGCCCATATAAATTGGTTTTTCACCTGCTGTTAGCCAATGGTTTAATGCCTGTGGAATTTCATCGGGCGGATGGTTTTCCCTATAATGTTTTGGAACAGTTAAAAAACCGGTTATCTTATGATTTTCGTCCCAGTCTTTTGGTTGCGGGATCAGCGTTGGGCTTAAGCAATATAGATCCAGCAACTTTTGTTTGCCTATATGAGTAACCAGGCTTTCTTTTAAAACCGGCAGCCCTAACTCCTCCCTGAATTCGACAGTTTCTTCTTTTATAAATTTCCAATAAAACGCATAAGCTAATTTATAAGTCAGCTTATTATACCATGGAAAATTAAGAAAATCAAAATCGGCTAAAGGGAATTCGCTTGTAGGAACAACCGGCGGCATGAAATAGGTAAAGGCGATTTTTTTGTTTTGTTTTTCGGCAATAGCGCTTGTAATCTGCAGCGTTGCAAGGTTTGCTATGATAAAATCCACCTTATCAAACCCGTCCAGGTAGCTTTTACGCAAAGGTGTTTTTATGTCACGAAGTACTTCAAAAAAATACTTCATCAGTTTGATGGTATTTTCGGATCGCAGTACGCTTTGCCCTAAGGGCGAATTCATCCCTTCTTCTGCATTACCGTAAAGCGGATGAAAAGCAATACCAAAACCTTCAATCAATGAGGCAAAATTTTCGGGCGCTGCTATAGTTACCCGGTGCCCCTTAGCCATCAAACCCAATGCCATGGCAATATACGGCTGAACATCGCCACGCGTTCCGTAAGTGAAAATTCCTATGTTCAATTGGGTTTATTTAGCCGTTAGGTTTTGCCATAATTGCACAGCTAAATTATAAAAGAATTCCATATAAAATCCTTCTATTCACTTGGTCCATTCCGGCATCTTTCGTAACGCATGGTGATATGGCTGTTATATTATTTAAACGTATTTAAGCTAATCAGTGGTTCGGATATTATTTTTGCAGCTCATTTATTGCTAATTTGCATGCCGTATCAGCTATATGAAAAACAAATTTGAACCATTCATCAACGAGAAAGGTTTCGTTATCCTTGACGGTGCAATGGCAACCGAATTAGAATCGAGGGGCGCCCACCTCAACCATGCTTTATGGTCGGCAAAATTGCTAACGGAAGATCCAGAGTTAATAAAACAGGTGCATTATGACTATCTGCTGGCTGGCGCCGATGTTATAACTACCGCCAGCTACCAGGCAAGTTTCGAGGGGTTCGCCAAAAATGGATATTCCACTGAACAGGCTGTTGAATTGATGGAGCTAAGTTCGAAACTGGCTTTTGAGGCGCTCGATGAGGCAATGAAAGTAATGCCGCGCAAAGTTAAACCACTGATAGCCGGATCGGTTGGCCCTTATGGCGCTTCCTTAGCTGATGGCTCCGAATACCGGGGCAATTATGGTGTAAGTATCGAGTTCCTGAAATCATTCCACCGCCAGCGCATGAAAGTGCTCATTGAAACCGGCGTGGATCTTTTGGCTTGCGAAACTATCCCCTGCCTGGATGAAGCCATCGCATTAAAAGAGGTATTGGCGGAATTTCCGGGCACGCAGGCATGGATCAGTTTTAGCTGTAAAGATGATAGACACATCAGCAGCGGAGAAGATTTTGCGGATGCGGTAAAACTGTTAGATCAAACCGACCATGTAATTGCCATCGGTATTAATTGTACCGCACCGCAGTATATCGAATCGCTGATAAAAATTGGCAAGGCAAATACCAGCAAAGCAATTTTGGTTTATCCCAATAAAGGCGAAGTGTATGATGCCGTTGATAAAATATGGCTGCCCTCAATAACAAATCATGCGCATTTTATTGATGATGCAAAGGTTTGGTATGCGGCAGGATCAACCATTATCGGCGGTTGCTGCAGAACCACGCCGGCTGACATTAGCCAGCTAAAACAGCTGAGCTAAGCTTGCTCAATTTAAAATCGCTCACAAAGGCATCGATTTGCTCCTTATCAATCCCCGGCATGCAAATAATATGCGCCCAATCGGAGCCTGAAGCCAGCTGCCATTTTTTGATGAGGGCTTTATCTGGCTTGGGAATATTTACCGTTAAAGCCGATGGGTTTCGCCAAACTGCCGGTTCAACCTCCCGCAACATTTCTTCGGCATAAGCTGCAACCTCCAGGCTTTTTCGGGTCCTTTTTCTTAAGCCCTCTACACCCAGTTTTTTAATCACATACCACAAAAATAGCGGTGTATGCCCGTTGCGTGAGCCGGATATGGTGGTATCCATAGTGCCGATATAATCAATTGACCGTGCAATACGGTCGCGGTGGTTCTTTTTAGCGATCACCATTCCGCAGGGAATAAGCGAGCCAAAAAACTTATGGCCGCTGATAGCAATACTGTCGGCGCCGTCAGCAAAATCAAATGCCGGCCTCGGTTCCATAAAAGCTGCATAACTTCCGGCCAATGCGCCATCCACGTGGATATAATGATGCTGGATGGCAAGCCTTTTAAATATGGCTTTCATTTTTCCCACATCATCACGTGCTTCGGTCATGGTGGTACCGATGTTGGCGAGGATGATCACAGGCATTTGGCGGTTGATGCTGATGGTTTTCTCCAGGTCATCATAATCAATCTCCCCACTATCCTGCGACCGGATAGTGATGTTGGGCATATTGAGCAAATGCAGGTTCTTTTGGACGCTGTAATGCGTGGCTTCCGAATAATAGACGATAGCTTTGGGATAGAGTTCCCTGGCAAGGTAGAGGCCATACAGGTTCCCCTCCGAGCCGCCATTGGTAACATATCCCCACCAGTTATCTTCCTCCGCCCTGAATAATTT
This genomic window contains:
- a CDS encoding glycosyltransferase; amino-acid sequence: MNIGIFTYGTRGDVQPYIAMALGLMAKGHRVTIAAPENFASLIEGFGIAFHPLYGNAEEGMNSPLGQSVLRSENTIKLMKYFFEVLRDIKTPLRKSYLDGFDKVDFIIANLATLQITSAIAEKQNKKIAFTYFMPPVVPTSEFPLADFDFLNFPWYNKLTYKLAYAFYWKFIKEETVEFREELGLPVLKESLVTHIGKQKLLDLYCLSPTLIPQPKDWDENHKITGFLTVPKHYRENHPPDEIPQALNHWLTAGEKPIYMGFGSNGVGNTAKFVSILNDILAKTNERVLFCTGWGLFDNLPVHENLFVTKYVNHEAILPKCKAGIFHGGAGTLAAMLRNHLPVIIISFYTDQPTWGKIIERMNLGVHIPVKKLNLDKLLAALKYVQADDVKRNVAKIGQQINNEKGLENVVREIELYFNR
- the mmuM gene encoding homocysteine S-methyltransferase, whose amino-acid sequence is MKNKFEPFINEKGFVILDGAMATELESRGAHLNHALWSAKLLTEDPELIKQVHYDYLLAGADVITTASYQASFEGFAKNGYSTEQAVELMELSSKLAFEALDEAMKVMPRKVKPLIAGSVGPYGASLADGSEYRGNYGVSIEFLKSFHRQRMKVLIETGVDLLACETIPCLDEAIALKEVLAEFPGTQAWISFSCKDDRHISSGEDFADAVKLLDQTDHVIAIGINCTAPQYIESLIKIGKANTSKAILVYPNKGEVYDAVDKIWLPSITNHAHFIDDAKVWYAAGSTIIGGCCRTTPADISQLKQLS
- a CDS encoding histidine decarboxylase codes for the protein MEKDLLIDDTSDILKQLLAEMGAKSAMTLGYPVAKDIDFSELLPFIKYPLNNVGDPFIPSTYTVGSREQEKEVIEFFSKLFRAEEDNWWGYVTNGGSEGNLYGLYLARELYPKAIVYYSEATHYSVQKNLHLLNMPNITIRSQDSGEIDYDDLEKTISINRQMPVIILANIGTTMTEARDDVGKMKAIFKRLAIQHHYIHVDGALAGSYAAFMEPRPAFDFADGADSIAISGHKFFGSLIPCGMVIAKKNHRDRIARSIDYIGTMDTTISGSRNGHTPLFLWYVIKKLGVEGLRKRTRKSLEVAAYAEEMLREVEPAVWRNPSALTVNIPKPDKALIKKWQLASGSDWAHIICMPGIDKEQIDAFVSDFKLSKLSSAVLAG